A region of Coraliomargarita sinensis DNA encodes the following proteins:
- a CDS encoding putative colanic acid biosynthesis acetyltransferase has protein sequence MSVALQQSSLSKKNKIARGLWGVAYVLLFRPSPRPFFAWRRLLLRMFGASVQSSALIYSSARIWAPWQLRMEAGSCLGDFVDCYNVAPVQLKQGAVVSQYSFLCTATHDFDDPAHPLMTAPITLERRSWVAADVFVAPGVTIAEGSVVLARSTVLKDTEAWMVLGGVPLRKIRERRFEV, from the coding sequence ATGTCAGTCGCATTGCAGCAAAGCTCTTTAAGCAAGAAAAACAAAATCGCGCGTGGCTTGTGGGGCGTTGCGTATGTACTACTGTTTCGCCCCTCGCCACGGCCGTTTTTTGCCTGGCGGCGTTTATTGCTCCGGATGTTCGGGGCATCCGTCCAGTCATCTGCATTAATCTATTCTTCAGCGCGAATCTGGGCACCCTGGCAGTTGCGCATGGAGGCGGGTAGTTGCCTCGGGGATTTCGTCGACTGCTACAACGTGGCTCCTGTTCAACTGAAACAGGGGGCGGTTGTGAGCCAATACTCCTTCCTTTGTACTGCGACGCACGATTTCGACGATCCGGCCCATCCGCTTATGACGGCGCCGATAACATTGGAGCGCCGAAGTTGGGTGGCTGCAGACGTCTTCGTCGCGCCGGGTGTGACCATTGCCGAGGGCTCGGTTGTGCTCGCCCGCTCCACCGTGCTTAAGGACACAGAAGCATGGATGGTCCTTGGGGGTGTCCCGCTCCGGAAAATTCGAGAACGGAGATTCGAAGTTTAA
- a CDS encoding alpha-1,2-fucosyltransferase, with amino-acid sequence MLSKNKEIYAYLKGGLGNQLFIYATNRALALRTGSSLIFDVATAFKADRRYQRRFHLNDFKLSSDITFRKKRDPLYRMRRRCWNRGGPWVRQRMRRFYLRDEYHGGNDPRDVEVRGQLRTDGYWTNEAYFAAFHERIASELTFYGEIEGDDLTIAEVIAQPATIGIHVRRVDYGSTLSVSYYRSALELMRRRVPVDQVVCFSDDPAWCHQNLRLDAKTYFVEGDRRSAIDDLRLLSRCQNLIIANSTFSWWGAWLGKQSGSIVIRPARSGFNQLVYPDRWLAVEDR; translated from the coding sequence ATGTTATCAAAAAATAAAGAAATCTATGCTTACCTAAAAGGCGGATTAGGGAATCAACTATTTATCTACGCGACTAATCGTGCGCTTGCCCTCCGAACAGGGTCATCTCTTATCTTCGATGTTGCGACCGCCTTCAAGGCCGACAGAAGGTACCAGCGCAGATTTCATCTAAACGACTTTAAATTGTCGAGTGATATCACTTTTCGTAAGAAACGTGATCCGTTATATCGGATGCGGCGCAGATGCTGGAACCGAGGCGGCCCATGGGTTCGCCAACGCATGAGACGGTTCTACCTTCGGGACGAATATCACGGAGGGAATGATCCGAGGGACGTTGAGGTTAGGGGGCAACTGCGAACTGATGGATACTGGACAAACGAAGCTTATTTCGCAGCGTTTCATGAGCGAATTGCGAGCGAGTTGACCTTTTATGGAGAGATCGAAGGTGATGACTTAACCATTGCGGAAGTGATCGCGCAACCGGCAACGATAGGGATACACGTTCGCAGGGTTGACTACGGCTCGACCTTATCCGTGTCCTATTATCGGTCCGCTTTGGAGTTGATGCGCCGCCGGGTTCCGGTCGATCAGGTCGTTTGTTTCAGTGATGATCCTGCGTGGTGTCATCAAAACTTAAGATTGGACGCAAAAACATATTTCGTGGAAGGAGATCGCCGATCAGCGATCGACGACTTACGGCTACTGTCGAGGTGTCAGAATCTTATAATTGCTAACAGTACATTCAGTTGGTGGGGAGCATGGTTAGGGAAACAATCTGGATCGATCGTGATTCGGCCGGCTCGTTCCGGTTTCAATCAACTCGTCTACCCAGATCGCTGGCTAGCGGTGGAAGACCGTTAA
- a CDS encoding sulfotransferase family protein, with protein MSRSGKFENGDSKFNTYHHFYMNSSTDSLLREPIIIIGAPRSGTSFLSRLLSKHSQLAMLVEPRLTWKYGNDAKSDLLKSRDARPEVIEYIRGRFGDFVAKEGKSRLAEKTPSNALRLGFVDQIFPDAKYINIIRNGKDSALSIRSFWEKSSTGFSGVNPGRLSQRLKEIRPKQIPYYAREFGHRMIGGVFTKNGPAVWGPRLPGMAALAAELDPLEMACLQWRTCVELSCDYGRRLPSQRYLELRLEQLDSLAIERMLNFCGLGAEPAVEALYQDRFNQEKASARQKKMSKDENRILERWLQPTLEWLDYSDQ; from the coding sequence GTGTCCCGCTCCGGAAAATTCGAGAACGGAGATTCGAAGTTTAACACTTATCATCATTTTTATATGAATTCCTCTACTGACTCCCTGCTGCGCGAGCCAATCATCATTATTGGCGCGCCTCGTTCCGGCACTAGCTTTCTAAGCCGTTTGCTGTCGAAACATTCCCAGCTTGCCATGCTCGTCGAGCCGCGGCTGACCTGGAAATACGGGAACGATGCCAAATCGGATTTACTGAAGTCGAGGGATGCCCGGCCCGAAGTGATCGAGTACATCCGTGGCAGATTCGGTGACTTTGTGGCCAAGGAGGGGAAGTCGCGTCTGGCAGAAAAAACACCGAGCAATGCCCTGCGTTTGGGATTCGTAGATCAAATTTTTCCTGATGCGAAGTACATTAATATCATACGCAATGGTAAGGACTCGGCGCTCTCGATCCGCAGCTTCTGGGAAAAATCATCGACCGGCTTTTCGGGGGTGAATCCGGGACGCTTGAGCCAACGCTTAAAAGAGATCCGACCGAAGCAGATCCCTTATTATGCGAGGGAATTCGGCCATCGAATGATCGGTGGCGTTTTCACGAAGAATGGCCCTGCCGTGTGGGGGCCGCGGCTCCCGGGAATGGCCGCATTGGCGGCCGAACTCGATCCACTCGAGATGGCTTGTTTACAGTGGCGAACCTGTGTTGAACTATCCTGTGATTATGGGCGGCGATTACCGTCACAGCGCTACCTCGAGCTGCGCTTGGAGCAACTCGACAGCTTGGCGATTGAAAGAATGCTTAACTTCTGTGGCTTGGGTGCCGAGCCCGCGGTCGAGGCCCTTTACCAAGACAGATTTAATCAGGAAAAGGCTAGCGCTCGGCAGAAAAAGATGTCTAAGGATGAAAATAGAATCTTAGAACGGTGGCTGCAACCTACCTTGGAATGGTTGGATTATTCGGATCAGTGA
- a CDS encoding sulfotransferase, with amino-acid sequence MSAGKSNKTKLLVVGYPRGGTSLVGNYLAAAGMRTVVDDRRGDDYPAGFMEHLPILLFNKACERLRGKRDRLTEDSLLEESFLEICCMRKMFDDAYAVLRDPNIDFIKSPDLALALDFMIERFPGLKILGVWRKPDTAIESFYKREFGRIPSLENLYYSIGTWNMYAQRLVEFKKRYPSLIQIVSVDSSVNDASHICHAIEALGFELKNKPSIEVALGKRWRTTSGTFWKTIPLWEKVFRYLGPERNIPYFRTSANHNLLKNFSQ; translated from the coding sequence ATGTCTGCTGGTAAGTCAAATAAAACGAAACTTCTTGTCGTCGGATATCCCCGTGGTGGGACTAGCCTGGTTGGAAATTACCTTGCCGCAGCAGGGATGCGTACGGTTGTGGATGATCGTCGGGGAGACGATTATCCCGCAGGATTTATGGAACATTTGCCCATCCTTCTGTTTAACAAGGCGTGTGAACGGTTAAGGGGGAAAAGAGACAGGCTCACTGAAGATAGTCTGCTGGAAGAAAGTTTTTTGGAGATATGTTGCATGCGTAAAATGTTTGACGATGCTTATGCGGTGTTGCGGGACCCCAACATCGATTTTATCAAGAGTCCGGATTTGGCACTAGCCTTGGACTTTATGATAGAACGATTCCCCGGTCTCAAAATTCTCGGCGTCTGGAGAAAGCCCGACACGGCAATTGAGTCATTTTACAAGCGAGAGTTTGGCCGCATACCGTCTCTGGAAAACCTGTATTACTCAATCGGAACATGGAATATGTACGCCCAACGCCTGGTTGAATTCAAAAAGCGATACCCTTCTCTAATTCAGATAGTTAGCGTAGATTCTTCTGTTAACGACGCGAGTCACATTTGTCATGCGATCGAAGCTTTGGGTTTTGAACTAAAAAATAAACCTTCCATTGAGGTCGCACTCGGCAAGCGTTGGCGGACGACGAGTGGAACTTTTTGGAAGACAATTCCACTATGGGAAAAGGTTTTTCGATACCTCGGCCCTGAGCGTAACATTCCTTATTTCAGAACTTCCGCGAATCACAATCTTCTGAAGAACTTTTCGCAGTAA
- a CDS encoding CgeB family protein produces the protein MKILFIGGSRINARLRVRALEKLGHSVDFYEHDTITPFSEVFLLRLFRFRLAGIVDRLSAFCLKRKLRFQGPYDVVFLNQSRLLGPRSYRILREHTEKIVNYINDDPFGNCSVSYWRLLLDALPSCDLVAVSRGENVREAKELGAQHVLRVFFPADEKLHSPMELSEGDVEKWSSDVLFIGTCFPERGPFMSRLIELGVPLTIYGNGWEKSPEWHNLRHVVKGGAIYGKDYVKVIQCAKVAIGLLSKGNRDTSTRRSMEIPAIGTVLCAERTDEHLSLYKEGKEALFFDNADECANRCLSVLKDPIVLKEIGCAGRRRFLKNGTTNLEMMKKILAAV, from the coding sequence ATGAAGATTCTGTTCATCGGTGGCTCCCGCATTAACGCTAGATTACGCGTTCGAGCGCTTGAAAAGCTAGGCCACAGCGTCGATTTTTATGAACACGATACAATCACCCCGTTTTCCGAAGTCTTTTTGCTTCGACTGTTTCGTTTTAGGCTTGCGGGAATCGTCGACCGACTGTCGGCCTTCTGTTTGAAGCGAAAGCTGCGTTTTCAAGGTCCCTATGATGTCGTTTTTCTGAATCAGTCGCGGTTGCTCGGCCCCAGATCTTATCGCATTCTCCGCGAACATACTGAAAAGATCGTCAACTACATCAACGATGACCCCTTCGGAAATTGTAGCGTGTCTTATTGGCGACTTCTACTCGACGCGTTGCCAAGTTGCGACCTCGTCGCGGTTTCCAGGGGTGAAAATGTCAGGGAGGCGAAGGAGTTAGGCGCTCAGCATGTTCTACGTGTGTTTTTCCCAGCCGATGAGAAGCTCCACTCCCCGATGGAATTGTCTGAGGGGGACGTAGAGAAATGGTCGAGTGATGTGTTATTTATAGGAACGTGTTTTCCTGAGAGAGGGCCTTTTATGAGTCGGCTTATCGAGCTCGGTGTTCCTCTGACAATTTACGGCAATGGGTGGGAGAAGTCACCGGAGTGGCATAATTTGCGGCATGTTGTAAAAGGGGGGGCGATTTATGGGAAAGATTACGTGAAAGTGATCCAGTGTGCGAAAGTTGCGATTGGGCTTCTTTCAAAGGGGAACCGGGATACTTCGACGAGACGGTCAATGGAGATTCCTGCAATTGGTACCGTTCTGTGTGCCGAACGAACGGATGAACACCTGTCGCTTTATAAGGAAGGAAAAGAAGCACTCTTTTTTGACAATGCGGACGAATGTGCGAACCGGTGCCTCAGTGTTCTGAAAGATCCAATTGTCCTTAAGGAGATCGGGTGCGCTGGTCGTAGAAGGTTTTTGAAGAATGGGACTACAAACCTGGAGATGATGAAGAAGATACTTGCTGCTGTATGA
- a CDS encoding class I SAM-dependent methyltransferase → MDAYDTYRQWKGWSDEPFGTCTDLQRNYFAKEMVRAGVVGPSKILELGFGNGEFLEWARSVGHEVLGVEIIDSLVAEASANGFSAYLKDITAEAFVEERNIDVVVAFDVIEHLSIREIQQLLRSLSPALSPEAVIICRFPNGCSPFSSATYNGDITHKTLLAQTSLRQIVEAEGFEVARFVNPVRSLGRIPPLKWLIYLFRDVLEVALGYLYFNNQRWPLDPSAVAHLRRCEAAESKV, encoded by the coding sequence ATGGATGCTTACGATACTTATCGCCAATGGAAGGGGTGGTCCGACGAGCCATTCGGTACCTGTACGGATCTACAAAGAAACTACTTTGCTAAAGAAATGGTACGGGCAGGCGTGGTTGGTCCTTCAAAGATCCTCGAACTGGGGTTTGGGAACGGTGAGTTTCTTGAGTGGGCGAGGTCGGTGGGGCACGAGGTTCTAGGGGTGGAAATAATCGATTCACTTGTCGCTGAAGCTAGCGCAAATGGATTTTCCGCCTACTTGAAGGATATTACCGCTGAGGCGTTCGTCGAAGAAAGGAATATTGATGTTGTCGTTGCTTTTGACGTTATCGAACATCTTTCGATAAGAGAAATCCAGCAACTTTTGAGGTCCTTGTCTCCCGCGCTTTCACCCGAGGCGGTGATCATTTGTCGGTTTCCCAATGGCTGTAGCCCATTTTCTTCGGCGACTTATAATGGGGATATTACTCATAAGACCCTCCTGGCGCAGACGTCGCTCAGGCAAATCGTGGAAGCAGAAGGGTTTGAAGTCGCGCGCTTCGTGAACCCTGTTCGTTCTCTGGGGCGAATTCCGCCGCTAAAGTGGTTGATCTACCTCTTTCGAGATGTCCTTGAAGTTGCCCTCGGGTATCTTTATTTCAACAATCAAAGGTGGCCTCTTGATCCGTCTGCGGTAGCTCACCTTCGGCGTTGTGAGGCGGCCGAGAGCAAAGTTTGA
- a CDS encoding glycosyltransferase encodes MKILLSIGAWNPAHGGPFFSVGNLAKALAANDHIVSLLAADYPHMSAEAPPEGVPLELVYGRLVPGIRQTVIPRASRKVDQIIVDSMPQVIHDNGLWLTLNHKMAQAAQRHSIPRMLSPRGTLDPWAFQYRNWKKRIAMELYQRKDLERVDCFHAASALEAGNIRKFGLRQPIAIIPNGVEVPGQPAHFRVAENISGDKENALATSNLPKERIALFMGRMHPVKNLPALIQAWAKVQPSGWRLKLVGSSEVGHREELEKLAEQLGVAKTVMFSGPVYGEEKTRLFRDAQLFCLVSHSENFGIAAAEGLAAGLPLIASKTIPWEAVVKERAGWWVDGSAEGLAEALAEATKRPPDDLEAMGLRGRQFAMSKFGWKAIVEKFISVYGWMNGLCERPSCIEL; translated from the coding sequence ATGAAAATCCTTCTTTCTATCGGTGCTTGGAATCCTGCTCATGGTGGTCCTTTTTTCTCAGTTGGGAATTTGGCGAAGGCGCTCGCAGCAAACGACCACATTGTATCGCTATTAGCGGCTGATTATCCGCACATGTCAGCTGAGGCACCACCTGAAGGCGTGCCACTGGAATTAGTGTACGGTCGTTTGGTTCCCGGTATAAGGCAGACTGTGATTCCTAGGGCGTCCCGCAAAGTGGATCAGATAATTGTGGATTCCATGCCCCAAGTGATCCACGACAATGGTCTATGGTTAACTTTAAATCATAAGATGGCCCAAGCGGCACAGCGTCACTCGATTCCGAGAATGCTTTCCCCACGGGGAACGTTGGATCCATGGGCCTTTCAGTACCGGAATTGGAAGAAACGGATCGCCATGGAGCTGTACCAGCGCAAGGATCTAGAACGGGTCGATTGCTTTCATGCGGCTTCAGCTTTAGAAGCTGGAAATATCAGGAAATTTGGATTGAGGCAGCCGATCGCAATCATCCCCAACGGCGTTGAGGTTCCCGGGCAACCGGCACATTTTCGGGTAGCAGAGAATATTTCTGGAGATAAAGAAAATGCTTTGGCAACTTCCAATCTCCCAAAAGAGCGGATTGCCTTATTCATGGGGCGGATGCATCCGGTCAAGAACCTCCCTGCGCTGATCCAAGCCTGGGCAAAGGTGCAACCGTCAGGTTGGCGCTTAAAACTCGTGGGGTCCAGTGAAGTGGGGCATCGAGAGGAACTCGAAAAGCTTGCCGAACAATTAGGTGTTGCGAAAACCGTAATGTTTTCCGGACCGGTTTACGGGGAAGAAAAGACGCGGCTTTTTCGTGATGCCCAGTTGTTCTGTCTGGTCTCACATTCCGAGAATTTTGGAATCGCAGCGGCCGAAGGGCTCGCGGCAGGATTGCCCCTGATTGCGTCCAAAACGATACCCTGGGAGGCGGTAGTGAAAGAGAGGGCCGGATGGTGGGTCGACGGTAGTGCGGAGGGACTTGCCGAGGCACTTGCCGAGGCAACCAAGCGGCCTCCGGATGATCTGGAGGCGATGGGCTTGCGCGGGCGTCAGTTTGCGATGAGCAAATTCGGATGGAAAGCGATCGTCGAGAAATTTATTTCGGTATATGGTTGGATGAACGGCTTGTGCGAGCGCCCGTCCTGTATTGAGCTTTAG
- a CDS encoding glycosyltransferase family 9 protein: MKILVFRTGQLGDTLVAVPGIKALRQLWPNASIHYLYDAHFRKNYITGFSVLEGSGLVDRFIPYPIGYNLKERLYSSIKLSVLLVKLRWSGYRCVVNIVQPPRSEYQLKRDRIFFRLAGIKKQYVAAPFEFRGLPAEKRPLQTIQHESDFLFDRLKEEGLFEALPDDFHRDPTLASTKAELNEVHEWLSRRVPSEAIGLVGVAIGSKMQAKVWPGENFRSVLETLWVKHRIWPIFIGGASDVAESVSIKCAIGAGAVAAGEFSIRTSLALLRQCCFYLGNDTGTMHLAVAAGLKCVAVFSARDQPGRWYPYGEGHFVHRKAVGCEGCMLLECVEQKKKCLTQITSEEVYNSCVKLLERENNK, from the coding sequence GTGAAGATTTTAGTATTTCGAACCGGACAGCTTGGAGATACCTTGGTTGCTGTCCCGGGCATCAAGGCCCTCCGCCAGTTGTGGCCGAATGCATCTATCCACTATTTATATGATGCTCATTTTCGGAAAAATTATATCACAGGATTTTCAGTATTGGAAGGTAGTGGCTTAGTGGACCGCTTCATCCCTTATCCAATAGGTTATAATCTTAAAGAAAGGCTATATTCTTCTATCAAACTTTCGGTACTATTGGTTAAACTACGTTGGTCAGGTTACAGATGTGTTGTTAACATAGTCCAACCGCCACGAAGTGAATATCAGCTCAAACGAGACCGGATTTTTTTTCGCCTTGCCGGTATCAAAAAGCAATATGTGGCAGCGCCTTTTGAGTTTCGAGGATTGCCGGCCGAAAAACGTCCCCTCCAAACGATACAGCATGAATCTGATTTTCTTTTTGATCGGTTGAAAGAAGAAGGGCTATTTGAAGCGCTCCCAGACGACTTTCATAGAGATCCGACGCTTGCATCGACGAAAGCTGAACTCAACGAAGTTCATGAATGGCTGAGCCGGCGGGTGCCATCCGAGGCTATTGGGCTTGTCGGAGTCGCGATCGGCTCAAAAATGCAGGCAAAGGTATGGCCGGGAGAAAATTTTAGAAGTGTTTTGGAAACGCTCTGGGTTAAGCATCGTATATGGCCGATCTTTATCGGAGGGGCTTCGGATGTTGCTGAGTCGGTTAGCATCAAATGCGCAATTGGGGCGGGGGCAGTCGCTGCGGGTGAGTTTTCTATTCGTACATCGTTGGCTCTGTTGAGGCAATGCTGCTTTTACCTCGGAAACGATACCGGAACGATGCATTTAGCGGTTGCAGCTGGCCTGAAATGTGTAGCCGTCTTCTCTGCCCGCGATCAGCCGGGTCGCTGGTATCCTTATGGTGAGGGGCATTTTGTCCATCGAAAAGCTGTGGGTTGTGAAGGCTGTATGTTGCTTGAATGCGTGGAGCAAAAGAAGAAATGTTTAACGCAAATTACTTCTGAGGAAGTTTACAATTCCTGTGTTAAGTTACTTGAGCGAGAGAATAACAAATGA
- a CDS encoding lipopolysaccharide biosynthesis protein: MREVLTPISRKVSRRKTTLWHLVFSYANIVHTVVAGLLMVPLYLRYIPVELYGAWLASGNILSWLMMVDPSISTVVLQRVGKSYGANDFEAVGCYAFGGIVLSGAIAMLLLLVGWLVSSYVPGWVNLSDPAQQVELSHNFLIAALASTISLFAYAVGVVNLGLQGSFAHGMVFLLANLFSLASTVLLLFFGAGLAAITLGLLVRASIFFIGGLGYMLLRASRESIRFRLRWTTLKELLGLMSFTSLGKIGSVLSRNMDAFLLARFIGPEVVPIFVLTRRGFNVAELLLTRTGNAIGPSLSHLAGEGDTTKMRAILRRLLLINFWLLGLAFAGFLAFNDDFVGLWVGPEFFAGFSVSTVLCCLMVTLILFTLLQTLCVALGDIKRNAVVQFVQAMVTFTCLLLGIYYMGILGAALAPLVGFLSVSAWYYPKTIRRLAHLNKHDWSILLCNFLFSLSLGIAIGILGHLIPPVQSWALFVTAATITATLYGFCMFVFRAEAREELALLVSIILCKLKKIPLRRRC, from the coding sequence ATGCGCGAAGTGCTTACGCCTATTTCTCGTAAAGTCAGTCGACGCAAGACGACTCTGTGGCATCTGGTCTTTTCATATGCTAACATTGTCCATACCGTGGTCGCGGGATTGCTTATGGTGCCGCTTTACCTTCGGTACATTCCAGTCGAGCTCTATGGTGCTTGGCTAGCCAGTGGAAACATCCTTAGCTGGCTCATGATGGTCGATCCGAGTATCTCGACCGTGGTTCTTCAACGGGTTGGAAAAAGTTATGGAGCAAATGATTTCGAGGCTGTCGGGTGCTATGCTTTTGGTGGAATTGTCCTTTCCGGAGCGATCGCCATGCTTTTACTTTTAGTCGGATGGCTTGTCTCATCCTATGTCCCTGGATGGGTTAACCTCAGCGATCCGGCGCAGCAGGTTGAGCTAAGTCACAATTTTCTGATCGCCGCTCTGGCTTCTACGATTTCCCTCTTCGCTTATGCGGTCGGGGTTGTTAACCTGGGGCTTCAGGGGAGTTTCGCCCACGGGATGGTTTTTCTTTTGGCTAACCTATTTAGTCTGGCGAGCACGGTTCTGTTGCTCTTTTTCGGGGCGGGTCTGGCAGCCATCACACTTGGACTTCTTGTCCGCGCCTCGATTTTCTTTATCGGTGGGCTTGGTTATATGCTTTTGCGGGCGTCGCGCGAATCCATTCGGTTTCGACTCCGGTGGACGACATTGAAAGAGTTACTAGGATTGATGTCTTTTACCTCCCTCGGGAAAATTGGAAGTGTGCTCTCGAGAAATATGGATGCTTTTCTGCTGGCTCGTTTCATCGGTCCGGAGGTTGTCCCGATCTTCGTTCTAACACGCCGGGGCTTCAATGTGGCCGAGTTGCTTCTTACCCGGACCGGCAATGCCATTGGCCCGAGCCTGTCCCACCTTGCGGGCGAGGGCGATACGACGAAGATGCGGGCTATTTTAAGACGATTGTTACTGATCAACTTCTGGTTGCTGGGTTTGGCTTTTGCCGGATTCCTCGCTTTCAATGATGACTTTGTCGGTCTTTGGGTAGGACCAGAGTTCTTTGCCGGATTCAGCGTGTCTACTGTACTGTGTTGTTTGATGGTCACATTAATTCTGTTCACCTTACTGCAAACGCTTTGTGTTGCACTGGGTGACATTAAGCGCAACGCGGTTGTCCAGTTCGTGCAGGCCATGGTTACATTTACATGTCTTCTGCTCGGGATCTACTATATGGGGATCCTAGGCGCAGCGCTTGCACCCCTAGTCGGGTTTTTGTCTGTTTCTGCTTGGTACTACCCAAAGACAATTCGGCGTTTGGCGCATCTGAACAAGCACGACTGGTCGATTTTGCTATGTAACTTTTTGTTTAGCCTTAGCCTGGGAATCGCAATAGGAATTCTTGGACACTTAATCCCACCCGTTCAAAGCTGGGCACTATTTGTGACGGCTGCTACGATTACGGCAACTCTCTATGGATTTTGTATGTTTGTTTTTCGCGCTGAGGCACGTGAGGAATTAGCGCTTTTGGTTAGCATCATTTTGTGCAAATTAAAAAAAATACCACTGAGGCGCCGTTGCTGA
- the asnB gene encoding asparagine synthase (glutamine-hydrolyzing) — protein sequence MCGIAGKLSFDATFCDEGISWMMDAISHRGPDDYGTIVSRCQRVVFGHRRLSILDLSEAGHQPMVSEDGNTLLVFNGEIYNYRELRERYFHDDRPFHSSGDTELLLRLWEKMGSECISHLRGMFAFAIWDSLEEALFLVRDPCGIKPLYYTCAPGEDGIGFHFCSELKGLQAFPGGLQPDYVSMGLFLKWGSIPAPATPFKGVKALEAGTILKVTRDEVTPTQYWSYGDILARSSENSVDLRSWPEAVEYVRKCLLDTVRSHLVSDVPVGAFLSGGIDSSGVVSLMRALGQKHVGTFCIGFESEDFDESSYAQVVAERFGTDHTNWTLTREDFLGYQERFFDAMDQPSVDGLNTFLVSDLAHRSGYKVVTSGIGGDELFAGYNRDFRKLPKFWHLTQSGGPFLRGLALSAVSAGSALGLLNAQWRRVEAYLSGEPTLSRCLNMGRGLFAPQEVSAAFSDARIGEAAAAVNEESFLPDLSDSLSARDSVSCFLLYRYLGSQLLKDSDTYSMALSLELRTPLVDAKLYEDLARIANKELFYEGEIPKSLFVDAVGDLPKEITHRAKKGFTPPFKAWLLQVNYRSESDFINSEFFDKAVSSFQSGKSHWSRVWSLIVLDRFLARNFG from the coding sequence ATGTGTGGGATAGCGGGAAAACTAAGCTTTGATGCGACATTTTGTGATGAGGGCATCTCGTGGATGATGGATGCGATAAGTCACAGAGGGCCGGATGATTATGGCACTATCGTGTCGCGCTGCCAGCGGGTGGTATTTGGTCACCGGCGTCTCTCAATCTTAGATCTTTCTGAGGCGGGACATCAACCCATGGTATCTGAAGATGGAAATACGCTTTTAGTATTTAATGGAGAGATTTATAATTATCGTGAGTTGCGTGAGAGGTATTTTCATGATGACAGACCATTTCACTCCTCGGGTGACACCGAATTGTTGCTACGCCTATGGGAGAAGATGGGGTCGGAGTGCATCTCGCATCTTAGAGGTATGTTCGCCTTCGCTATTTGGGATAGTCTGGAGGAAGCACTTTTTTTAGTGCGGGATCCCTGTGGAATTAAACCACTTTATTACACATGCGCTCCAGGTGAAGATGGAATTGGCTTTCATTTTTGTTCGGAATTGAAAGGCCTTCAGGCTTTTCCCGGGGGGTTGCAGCCGGATTACGTATCTATGGGCTTATTCTTGAAATGGGGTTCCATCCCAGCTCCTGCGACGCCCTTTAAGGGGGTCAAAGCGCTCGAGGCGGGAACCATACTCAAAGTCACAAGGGATGAAGTGACGCCTACACAATACTGGAGCTACGGAGATATACTGGCTAGAAGTTCCGAAAACTCCGTAGATTTACGCTCATGGCCTGAGGCAGTTGAATACGTTCGCAAGTGCCTGTTAGACACGGTTCGATCACATCTTGTGAGTGACGTTCCGGTGGGGGCCTTTCTCTCAGGCGGCATCGATTCATCGGGGGTCGTCTCCTTGATGCGTGCACTTGGCCAGAAACACGTTGGGACTTTTTGCATCGGTTTCGAGTCAGAAGATTTTGATGAGTCTTCCTATGCGCAGGTCGTCGCAGAGCGTTTTGGAACCGATCATACCAATTGGACACTAACGAGAGAGGACTTTCTTGGTTATCAGGAGCGGTTTTTCGATGCGATGGATCAGCCTAGTGTGGATGGTCTGAACACCTTTCTCGTTTCTGATCTAGCCCATCGTTCCGGATACAAAGTGGTTACTTCCGGTATCGGTGGTGATGAGCTATTTGCTGGATACAACCGTGACTTTCGAAAACTGCCGAAATTTTGGCATCTAACGCAATCGGGTGGTCCGTTTTTGCGTGGGCTGGCCCTTTCAGCAGTTAGCGCTGGATCCGCTCTTGGTCTATTGAACGCCCAGTGGAGACGAGTGGAAGCCTACCTTTCGGGGGAGCCGACGCTGAGCCGTTGCCTGAATATGGGACGAGGATTATTCGCCCCTCAGGAAGTCAGTGCAGCCTTTTCCGATGCACGCATTGGCGAAGCAGCTGCAGCTGTAAATGAAGAGAGTTTTCTTCCTGATTTGTCAGATTCACTGAGTGCTCGCGATTCGGTATCCTGTTTTCTGCTGTATCGTTATCTTGGCTCCCAACTACTTAAGGATTCAGACACTTACAGTATGGCTCTTTCACTGGAATTAAGGACTCCATTGGTTGATGCCAAACTTTATGAAGATCTTGCTCGTATCGCGAATAAAGAACTTTTTTACGAAGGCGAAATTCCTAAGTCTCTGTTTGTTGATGCAGTTGGCGATTTGCCAAAAGAAATCACGCACCGGGCGAAAAAAGGGTTTACGCCACCCTTCAAAGCATGGCTTCTGCAAGTTAACTATCGTAGCGAATCAGACTTTATTAATTCAGAATTTTTCGACAAAGCGGTTTCATCTTTCCAGTCTGGTAAGTCTCACTGGAGCCGGGTTTGGAGCCTAATCGTATTAGACCGCTTTCTTGCGCGTAATTTCGGATGA